Part of the Trichocoleus sp. genome, CGAACATGTCTCCAAAACTTATGGCTCCGGCGATACCGAAGTTCATGCTTTAAGTGATGTGAATCTGACGATCGATGAAGGCGAATATTGCGCGATCATGGGTCCCTCTGGTTCAGGCAAGTCAACTGCCATGAATGTGATTGGCTGTCTCGATCGCCCCACTGACGGCAGCTATTACTTAGATGGATTGGATGTGGCTCATGTCCCCGATTCAGAGTTAGCGCAGATTCGCAATCGCAAATTAGGCTTTGTGTTTCAGCAGTTTCACCTGTTGCCGCAGCTAACCGCAATGGAAAATGTGATGCTGCCAATGGTTTATGCAGGTGTGCCTGCCAAGGAACGACAAGAACGCGCCGCCGAAGCTCTAACTCGCGTTGGAC contains:
- a CDS encoding ABC transporter ATP-binding protein, whose translation is MKTIIRLEHVSKTYGSGDTEVHALSDVNLTIDEGEYCAIMGPSGSGKSTAMNVIGCLDRPTDGSYYLDGLDVAHVPDSELAQIRNRKLGFVFQQFHLLPQLTAMENVMLPMVYAGVPAKERQERAAEALTRVGLANRLNNKPTQLSGGQQQRVAIARAIVNRPVLLLADEPTGALDSHTTQEVLNIFAELNNSGITVVMVTHEPEVARQTKRIVWFRDGQVLHDRMAPADLNQMTAVVS